A window from Gallus gallus isolate bGalGal1 chromosome 5, bGalGal1.mat.broiler.GRCg7b, whole genome shotgun sequence encodes these proteins:
- the EXD2 gene encoding exonuclease 3'-5' domain-containing protein 2 isoform X2, translating into MPRQAAVPVALAALLGIAAGGLVLWKAAQRRRGRARSGSLREEAAGERPEGKASEAGGREALPLFAPPTLSWVERSLGADIVVVSERQEWDRVQPLLKKELEKWPVLGMDCEWVSVEGKANPVSLLQMASASGLCVLVRLPRLVASGQPVPKTLLDIMADDAVLKVGVGCWEDACKLLQDYSLPVKGSVDLRYLAMRQRNWEAEELTQDQVLYAARDAQVSVALFLHLLGFACLPATSKGENSVSGWEKVLSKCQGLVDIPFKGRKSGSTGEDRSGEARSPHKGKNRRSVVNVHSSGSQQVRDPRRQKRKPLGVGYSARKSPLYDNCFLHAPDGQPLCTCDRKKAQWYLDKGIGDLVSTDPFVVKLRFEPSGRPESDVDYYLMVKENLCVVCGKRESYIRKNIVPHEYRRHFPIQMKDHNSHDVLLLCTSCHAISNYYDNHLKQQLAEEFGAPIGSEEGVRLLEDPLRRQVRSGARALLNADSLPDPRKAELLQGIKDFFNVEAVTPEMLQEAAGLETRICNESYMPHGLKVVQCCAKGGLRSLMQLERRWRQHFLDSMQPKHLPEQWSVDHNHTKLIRKYGEDLQIQLS; encoded by the exons ATGCCCAGGCAGGCGGCCGTGCCCGTGGCTCTGGCGGCCCTGCTGGGCATCGCCGCGGGGGGGCTCGTTCTGTGGAAGGCCGCCCAGCGCCGGAGGGGCAGAGCGCGCAGCGGGAGCCtgcgggaggaggcggcgggggaGCGGCCGGAGGGGAAAGCGAGCGAGGCGGGGGGCAGGGAAGCGCTTCCCCTCTTCGCACCCCCCACCCTTTCCTGGGTGGAGAGGAGCCTCGGCGCAGACATAGTGGTCGTGTCGGAGCGGCAGGAGTGGGACCGGGTGCAGCCTTTGCTGAAGAAGGAGCTGGAGAAGTGGCCCGTGCTTGGAATGGACTGCGAGTGG gTATCTGTGGAGGGAAAAGCAAATCCCGTATCCCTCCTACAGATGGCTTCTGCCAGTGGCCTTTGCGTTCTCGTTCGGTTGCCCAGGCTTGTTGCCAGCGGACAGCCCGTCCCAAAGACCCTGCTGGACATCATGGCAGATGATGCTGTGTTGAAAGTAGGAGTAGGATGCTGGGAAGACGCTTGCAAGTTACTTCAGGATTATAGTCTTCCAGTCAAAGGGAGCGTGGATCTCCGGTATTTAGCCATGAGGCAGCG CAACTGGGAGGCAGAAGAACTGACACAAGATCAG gttCTCTATGCTGCTAGGGATGCCCAGGTCTCAGTAGCTCTGTTCCTCCATTTGCTGGGATTTGCCTGTCTCCCTGCTACATCTAAAGGTGAAAACTCTGTTTCTGGTTGGGAAAAAGTATTGAGTAAATGCCAAGGCCTGGTGGATATCccatttaaaggaagaaaaagtggcAGCACGGGAGAGGACAGGAGTGGAGAGGCACGTTCTCCTCACAAAGGAAAGAATCGGAGATCTGTGGTGAATGTTCATTCCTCTGGCAGTCAGCAAGTGAGAGATCCTCGGAGGCAGAAACGAAAGCCTCTGGGTGTGGGATATTCTGCAAG AAAATCTCCACTGTATGACAACTGCTTCCTGCATGCCCCAGATGGACAGCCCTTGTGCACTTGTGATCGCAAGAAAGCTCAGTGGTATCTGGACAAGGGGATTGGAG ATCTAGTTAGCACAGACCCATTTGTTGTGAAGCTGCGGTTTGAGCCTTCAGGACGTCCTGAGTCTGACGTTGATTATTATCTGATGGTTAAAGAAAATCTGTGTGTTGTATGTGGCAAACGGGAGTCCTATATCCG GAAGAACATTGTTCCTCATGAGTACCGAAGGCACTTCCCCATTCAGATGAAGGACCACAACTCCCATGACGTGCTCCTACTCTGCACCTCCTGCCACGCCATCTCCAATTACTATGACAACCATCtcaagcagcagctggctgaggAGTTTGGTGCTCCTATTGGCTCTGAGGAAGGAGTGCGGCTGCTGGAGGACCCTCTGCGCCGGCAGGTGCGCTCCGGGGCCCGAGCTCTGCTGAATGCAGACAGCCTGCCAGACCCTCGAAAGGCAGAACTCCTGCAAGGCATCAAGGACTTCTTTAACGTAGAAGCTGTGACCCCAGagatgctgcaggaagcagctggTCTGGAAACCAG GATCTGCAATGAGAGCTACATGCCACATGGACTGAAGGTGGTACAGTGTTGTGCTAAAGGAGGCCTGCGCTCCCTTATGCAGCTGGAGAGACGCTGGCGGCAGCATTTCTTGGACAGCATGCAGCCCAAACACCTCCCAGAGCAGTGGTCAGTGGACCACAACCACACAAAGCTGATCCGAAAGTATGGAGAGGATCTTCAGATCCAGCTGTCGTGA
- the EXD2 gene encoding exonuclease 3'-5' domain-containing protein 2 isoform X1, whose amino-acid sequence MPRQAAVPVALAALLGIAAGGLVLWKAAQRRRGRARSGSLREEAAGERPEGKASEAGGREALPLFAPPTLSWVERSLGADIVVVSERQEWDRVQPLLKKELEKWPVLGMDCEWVSVEGKANPVSLLQMASASGLCVLVRLPRLVASGQPVPKTLLDIMADDAVLKVGVGCWEDACKLLQDYSLPVKGSVDLRYLAMRQRKDLLHNCLSLKSLAEKVLNCPLDKSPHMRCSNWEAEELTQDQVLYAARDAQVSVALFLHLLGFACLPATSKGENSVSGWEKVLSKCQGLVDIPFKGRKSGSTGEDRSGEARSPHKGKNRRSVVNVHSSGSQQVRDPRRQKRKPLGVGYSARKSPLYDNCFLHAPDGQPLCTCDRKKAQWYLDKGIGDLVSTDPFVVKLRFEPSGRPESDVDYYLMVKENLCVVCGKRESYIRKNIVPHEYRRHFPIQMKDHNSHDVLLLCTSCHAISNYYDNHLKQQLAEEFGAPIGSEEGVRLLEDPLRRQVRSGARALLNADSLPDPRKAELLQGIKDFFNVEAVTPEMLQEAAGLETRICNESYMPHGLKVVQCCAKGGLRSLMQLERRWRQHFLDSMQPKHLPEQWSVDHNHTKLIRKYGEDLQIQLS is encoded by the exons ATGCCCAGGCAGGCGGCCGTGCCCGTGGCTCTGGCGGCCCTGCTGGGCATCGCCGCGGGGGGGCTCGTTCTGTGGAAGGCCGCCCAGCGCCGGAGGGGCAGAGCGCGCAGCGGGAGCCtgcgggaggaggcggcgggggaGCGGCCGGAGGGGAAAGCGAGCGAGGCGGGGGGCAGGGAAGCGCTTCCCCTCTTCGCACCCCCCACCCTTTCCTGGGTGGAGAGGAGCCTCGGCGCAGACATAGTGGTCGTGTCGGAGCGGCAGGAGTGGGACCGGGTGCAGCCTTTGCTGAAGAAGGAGCTGGAGAAGTGGCCCGTGCTTGGAATGGACTGCGAGTGG gTATCTGTGGAGGGAAAAGCAAATCCCGTATCCCTCCTACAGATGGCTTCTGCCAGTGGCCTTTGCGTTCTCGTTCGGTTGCCCAGGCTTGTTGCCAGCGGACAGCCCGTCCCAAAGACCCTGCTGGACATCATGGCAGATGATGCTGTGTTGAAAGTAGGAGTAGGATGCTGGGAAGACGCTTGCAAGTTACTTCAGGATTATAGTCTTCCAGTCAAAGGGAGCGTGGATCTCCGGTATTTAGCCATGAGGCAGCG GAAGGATCTACTTCACAACTGCCTTAGCCTTAAGTCTTTAGCTGAAAAAGTCCTGAACTGCCCGCTTGACAAGTCTCCTCATATGCGTTGCAGCAACTGGGAGGCAGAAGAACTGACACAAGATCAG gttCTCTATGCTGCTAGGGATGCCCAGGTCTCAGTAGCTCTGTTCCTCCATTTGCTGGGATTTGCCTGTCTCCCTGCTACATCTAAAGGTGAAAACTCTGTTTCTGGTTGGGAAAAAGTATTGAGTAAATGCCAAGGCCTGGTGGATATCccatttaaaggaagaaaaagtggcAGCACGGGAGAGGACAGGAGTGGAGAGGCACGTTCTCCTCACAAAGGAAAGAATCGGAGATCTGTGGTGAATGTTCATTCCTCTGGCAGTCAGCAAGTGAGAGATCCTCGGAGGCAGAAACGAAAGCCTCTGGGTGTGGGATATTCTGCAAG AAAATCTCCACTGTATGACAACTGCTTCCTGCATGCCCCAGATGGACAGCCCTTGTGCACTTGTGATCGCAAGAAAGCTCAGTGGTATCTGGACAAGGGGATTGGAG ATCTAGTTAGCACAGACCCATTTGTTGTGAAGCTGCGGTTTGAGCCTTCAGGACGTCCTGAGTCTGACGTTGATTATTATCTGATGGTTAAAGAAAATCTGTGTGTTGTATGTGGCAAACGGGAGTCCTATATCCG GAAGAACATTGTTCCTCATGAGTACCGAAGGCACTTCCCCATTCAGATGAAGGACCACAACTCCCATGACGTGCTCCTACTCTGCACCTCCTGCCACGCCATCTCCAATTACTATGACAACCATCtcaagcagcagctggctgaggAGTTTGGTGCTCCTATTGGCTCTGAGGAAGGAGTGCGGCTGCTGGAGGACCCTCTGCGCCGGCAGGTGCGCTCCGGGGCCCGAGCTCTGCTGAATGCAGACAGCCTGCCAGACCCTCGAAAGGCAGAACTCCTGCAAGGCATCAAGGACTTCTTTAACGTAGAAGCTGTGACCCCAGagatgctgcaggaagcagctggTCTGGAAACCAG GATCTGCAATGAGAGCTACATGCCACATGGACTGAAGGTGGTACAGTGTTGTGCTAAAGGAGGCCTGCGCTCCCTTATGCAGCTGGAGAGACGCTGGCGGCAGCATTTCTTGGACAGCATGCAGCCCAAACACCTCCCAGAGCAGTGGTCAGTGGACCACAACCACACAAAGCTGATCCGAAAGTATGGAGAGGATCTTCAGATCCAGCTGTCGTGA
- the EXD2 gene encoding exonuclease 3'-5' domain-containing protein 2 isoform X3 — protein MVSVEGKANPVSLLQMASASGLCVLVRLPRLVASGQPVPKTLLDIMADDAVLKVGVGCWEDACKLLQDYSLPVKGSVDLRYLAMRQRKDLLHNCLSLKSLAEKVLNCPLDKSPHMRCSNWEAEELTQDQVLYAARDAQVSVALFLHLLGFACLPATSKGENSVSGWEKVLSKCQGLVDIPFKGRKSGSTGEDRSGEARSPHKGKNRRSVVNVHSSGSQQVRDPRRQKRKPLGVGYSARKSPLYDNCFLHAPDGQPLCTCDRKKAQWYLDKGIGDLVSTDPFVVKLRFEPSGRPESDVDYYLMVKENLCVVCGKRESYIRKNIVPHEYRRHFPIQMKDHNSHDVLLLCTSCHAISNYYDNHLKQQLAEEFGAPIGSEEGVRLLEDPLRRQVRSGARALLNADSLPDPRKAELLQGIKDFFNVEAVTPEMLQEAAGLETRICNESYMPHGLKVVQCCAKGGLRSLMQLERRWRQHFLDSMQPKHLPEQWSVDHNHTKLIRKYGEDLQIQLS, from the exons ATG gTATCTGTGGAGGGAAAAGCAAATCCCGTATCCCTCCTACAGATGGCTTCTGCCAGTGGCCTTTGCGTTCTCGTTCGGTTGCCCAGGCTTGTTGCCAGCGGACAGCCCGTCCCAAAGACCCTGCTGGACATCATGGCAGATGATGCTGTGTTGAAAGTAGGAGTAGGATGCTGGGAAGACGCTTGCAAGTTACTTCAGGATTATAGTCTTCCAGTCAAAGGGAGCGTGGATCTCCGGTATTTAGCCATGAGGCAGCG GAAGGATCTACTTCACAACTGCCTTAGCCTTAAGTCTTTAGCTGAAAAAGTCCTGAACTGCCCGCTTGACAAGTCTCCTCATATGCGTTGCAGCAACTGGGAGGCAGAAGAACTGACACAAGATCAG gttCTCTATGCTGCTAGGGATGCCCAGGTCTCAGTAGCTCTGTTCCTCCATTTGCTGGGATTTGCCTGTCTCCCTGCTACATCTAAAGGTGAAAACTCTGTTTCTGGTTGGGAAAAAGTATTGAGTAAATGCCAAGGCCTGGTGGATATCccatttaaaggaagaaaaagtggcAGCACGGGAGAGGACAGGAGTGGAGAGGCACGTTCTCCTCACAAAGGAAAGAATCGGAGATCTGTGGTGAATGTTCATTCCTCTGGCAGTCAGCAAGTGAGAGATCCTCGGAGGCAGAAACGAAAGCCTCTGGGTGTGGGATATTCTGCAAG AAAATCTCCACTGTATGACAACTGCTTCCTGCATGCCCCAGATGGACAGCCCTTGTGCACTTGTGATCGCAAGAAAGCTCAGTGGTATCTGGACAAGGGGATTGGAG ATCTAGTTAGCACAGACCCATTTGTTGTGAAGCTGCGGTTTGAGCCTTCAGGACGTCCTGAGTCTGACGTTGATTATTATCTGATGGTTAAAGAAAATCTGTGTGTTGTATGTGGCAAACGGGAGTCCTATATCCG GAAGAACATTGTTCCTCATGAGTACCGAAGGCACTTCCCCATTCAGATGAAGGACCACAACTCCCATGACGTGCTCCTACTCTGCACCTCCTGCCACGCCATCTCCAATTACTATGACAACCATCtcaagcagcagctggctgaggAGTTTGGTGCTCCTATTGGCTCTGAGGAAGGAGTGCGGCTGCTGGAGGACCCTCTGCGCCGGCAGGTGCGCTCCGGGGCCCGAGCTCTGCTGAATGCAGACAGCCTGCCAGACCCTCGAAAGGCAGAACTCCTGCAAGGCATCAAGGACTTCTTTAACGTAGAAGCTGTGACCCCAGagatgctgcaggaagcagctggTCTGGAAACCAG GATCTGCAATGAGAGCTACATGCCACATGGACTGAAGGTGGTACAGTGTTGTGCTAAAGGAGGCCTGCGCTCCCTTATGCAGCTGGAGAGACGCTGGCGGCAGCATTTCTTGGACAGCATGCAGCCCAAACACCTCCCAGAGCAGTGGTCAGTGGACCACAACCACACAAAGCTGATCCGAAAGTATGGAGAGGATCTTCAGATCCAGCTGTCGTGA